The genomic segment TTTTATGatgataaatgttattttacttaagtaatgtTTGTAAAGGATCGGTTCCTTGTTTCTGCTGCACAGGGGCCAAGATTAAGATCAGCTTTACATGTTAAAGTTGGTTTACGGTGTTCGTCTCTGTTGCCGTGGAGACGCAGGTGTGAGGACAGGAAGTTACTTCATCGGAGAGAAAGGACACGGAAACATGAGTTTATTCTTCTGAGAGTCAAGATGGACGACGCTGTCtctgactgagagagagagagagagagatgttagTGATGCTATTGATTATTGAATGATTTCAGGTGATCGCTGACATCTactgctctcctttttttttagttggtCAGTTCAGCCAATAAATCATTATCCATAAAACTGTTTATCCAGCCATAATTTTCAGGTACttgtagacagacagacagacagagagacagacagagagagagacagacaaacaaacagagacagacacagagagagagagagagagagacagacgtCTCCCTGTATTAGCAGGATAAACCAATCATCCAGTGTCATCTCAGTAACATGTCTGAGAACTCGTTCCAGCCAGATCATGATGGTTTTAGGAATCCAGGTTTTCAGCCATTTGACAGAATAATCGACAGAACACAGACGGTTCTTATTTACTTTGTGCTGAAGAACTCGTTTCTGTCTCTGCATAGATgattctatttatttatgtattatttggctgaactgaccctttaaagtCTTAGAAACAGGCTGAATGACGTGGTTGAGGCGGTTTGGCTTTACAGCAGTTAATTGTTCATCAGGAAACAGATGTGACGAGgtcacacacagaggaacacaCTCTACGGATCTACAGCACGGTCAAAAACTGTCCTCACGGGAGGTCATGGCTCTGTGCCGTGTTATGACCCATGATGTCACGCACGACATCCTGGTGTAGTATGACATCACTATCGCTGTGGGCGGGGTCTCACCTGCGGCGACCACTCTGGCATCGGTGTGAGATTTGTGTCGAACATCAGCTCGCTGGTCGGCGCTCTCGAACCACCAGAGGGCGTGAACTGACAACACAGTGATGTAATTagccacacgcacacactcggACTTCTAACTTTGTGTCGAGTCTCCTCGAGTCCCCTTACCCGAACCTTAACCTAGACCggattctaacctgaaccctaaaactcTGAAATGTATATAACTCGAACTGGACACACTGGAAACTGTCGATGGACTCTGGCATCAGTATTAGACACTTAACCCTGGAACTAGAAGCTGACATTTATACCGGACCCTGGACACAGACATTACACTAAATAGTGGACAGTGGACCTGAACACTCACACTTGAACCTGGACAGTGGAGAAGGGAAACAGACACTGTTGCTGGACAATGGCACTGACACTGTACATTGGACAGTTGTCACTGACAATGGACACCTCGCACTGGAAACTGACACTGTAAACTGGGTGAGAGGCAACGGACAGTAGAACTGGACACCATCGCTGGACACTGGCACTGACAGTGGACAGTGCGAACTGCACACTAAGATTAAACACTGGACACTGGAAAACTGAGAAGCCTGCACAAGTTTGTGGCTGGTTTTTTACAGCGTACCTCTGTTCAGCTGGCCAAACTCGCTGTGGAAAGCTCCCACCAGCGTGCCATATCCCGGTGCATCGTGGGAAGTTAGAGCAGCCTGGAAGGCGTTGCCCCAAACGGTCGGACCACCGGGACGCATCTGGTAGGAAACCAGCTCATAGACACCTGAAACGCACACCTGGTGTTACGATCTAGACCGGGTCTCGCCGAAAGCAGCTGTTTAGTTTTTACAGTGGGGGGGCAGGGCTTACCACCCTCCTGTGGCGGCCTCTGCAGGCGGCTCCAGGGAACCAGGTAGGTGACCTCGTTGTCCTGAGACGTCAGCATTGGCATCGCCTTGGAGATGTACTCTGAGATCCAGGAGGGGTCCTGAGCCAGGGCTGCCCGAACTGCTGCCCGCTGAGAGTAACTctctgagggggggggggggggagacgGAGGTCGAgtacactttaaaaaaagaagaacctttaaacaagagaagaagaatgcCCTCACCATACTTCCATATATGGAAAACCTGGTTCAGACTGCCGTACTCGACGCTCCAGTAGCCAATCAGCTCAGAGTGGGCGGTGCGCAGGTGGATCTTCTCATTAGTCAATTTGAGGAAGGCGGCGTTCTGGTCTGGACGAATGCAGTAGGTGCGGAACTCATAAaaggttttgtgtttctgctgggCGTCGGTCGAAAGGTGCACACGAGGCTGGAGAGAAGACGGAAGTCAGCAGAGGTCTTACTCTGATGGTAAAACTGAGGAACAGTAAGCCGGTTCAGAGCCCGAGAATCTGAGATCTGGAGTGGAGTCTGGACTGGACCTGGAACACAGACCTGAACAAGAACACTCCAAGATACAGGCTGAGAACAGCGAGATGCAACGCCAAACGCCTCAGGGCGTTGGCGCTGGCCATTCCCCGTGGCTTAAACCGCTGGAAATTGGCACTGGATGCTGACATTAAACAGTGAACAAGAGGCACTGGAACTGGACCATGGCGCTGGAAACTGGCATTGGGCACTGAAGACAGACATTACACGCTGCCACTGGACACTGGCAGTGGGCATTACCCTCTGTACACTGTGGCGTTGCAGTAGTATTACATACTGGACACTGGACATTAGCGGTGGACACCAACATGAAAAACCagatgctgatatttagcacTGGCAATAAACTCTGTAAAACGGCACTGGACACTTGACACTGCACATCAGCACTGGGCACCGGCACTGGCAGTGGCATTGCACACTGCACATTGGCACTGACATTAAACACTGGACTCTGGCAGTGGACATTGCTAGTGAAAGTGTGATAATGGAAACTAATCATTACACCCTGACACTGGAAATGTGCACCACTGGGAACTGCACACTTATGAACGTGGGTAGTGGCCAGAGTCCAGAGTCCAGAGTCCAGTGCTCAGTTCCTTTCGCCACTGACATCACACACAAGTACGAGCATATCATCCTATTCCCAAATCCGCTGTTTCTATTCCTGTTCCTACGGTTTTTCATTCCATGTGCAGCTGGTAGTGTGACCGCTTCTTCACATAGTGctttctttcttaattttccAACCtttgaatgtatttatatttctatgGCAGTAATCTGAAACATAACGAACACAGCTGCACGTCTGCACAGTTTATTCACCGTTTGTAGATCCGAACAACTGTCGTCCTGTGTCACAGCCTCATTGTTCTTTTGTCCTCAGCTTTATGTTATTCTTCTTTTACTTCTctatttactttacttttggtttattttactATGTATTCATACGTGACATAATTATAGCCTGTCCATATTATTTCTCATCTTTGGGATGTTTTGTCCTTATTTTGCATTTCTATTAAAAGGAAACTACGTACATTTAACAGTTtgataatgttaatttattttattttcttgaggACTTAAAAATTGTTCTTTAGAAGTTTTTAATTCACGGTCCACTCACGATTTTTCTGAGAGTCAAAAATCTATTTCCAAAGTCAAAAGTGAACATTTAAGATCAgtaattttctgtgttcataaactgaaacttaattttaaattaagtttttataaAGACTCTGCTtcagttgtttgttgtttttttggttctgATAGGTGCTACACAAAATAAAcgttatcatcatcattgttattattggcgttaatgggggggggggggcaggatcACTGAACATAAAAAGTTTTAACTCTGTTGTTGGACGTTTACTCCACTTTAAACATGTCGAACAGAATATTACAGGTTCTGCTGCCACCTGGTGAACAAGAGAAAACATTACAGGTGAGAGATGCATGACTGTGGACCGTGACccaaccctgtgtgtgtgtgtgtgtgagagtgagagagagagagagagagagagagagagagagagagagtgtgtgtgtgtgtgtgtgtgtgtgtgtgtgtgtgtgtgtgtgtgtgtgtaaacagtCCTGGATCACTCAGTTATAATGAAAACTTTACAGAATCAACAactgttataataataatgataatgaaatgattaatacatgaaaaatgatccgtgttaaaaaaaaaaaaagatccttaACTTGTCATTCGATCTGTTAAAGCAACGGCAACACGATCAGTCCGGTAGCAGAAGATAAGATGAAGAACTGGAGGGTAAAGTTGATTTTTTCTTCACCTGCTGTAAATCGGTTCAGTGAGACTGTGAGGCGTTCAGGTAAACCGGTTCCTGCGGGTTTTTTCGGTTTTCTCTGCGGAGGCCCCTCAGCTGCTGGTTAATTTTAAACTTCGAGTATTGACCTTTTCACCGAGATCAGTCCAAAGATCTGGGACAAAGCCGCGACCTTCACAAGCTTCAAATCTTAATCTGGAACTATAACTTTTCCCATCAGAAGCAGCGGATTGCGTGGAACAGCGCCGGGTGTGTGTGGTGCAGTCTGACGTTTCTTCCGTGCTCACCTGCCGTAAACCGTGTGACCAGAGGACGAGATCTACCTGGATCTGTGGCGTCAAGAGGATCCGGTCTACAGTCTGAGGAGGTCTCGGAGTTGAGGTCAGGGTTAGTTTGGGTTGGAGTCGAACTCacctgagcagcagcagcagcagcagcagcagcaggtgagaTCAGCGCAGCAGCTGATCTCAGCGAGGAGCTTCTCAACCTCAACATGCTGAAGCAAAAGTGGCAGAAGAACAAACGCAGCAGCAGAAAGAGGCCGAGGAAGTTCTCGGGCAGCCAGAGATCTTCTGCGTGCGGAGGTCTCACTGCGCACAGAGAAAAAGTCCAGCGCCCAACGAGATTCCAGGCTGAGCCCCAAAACGTCGTATCGCGCATTTTCTGCCGCTGGGGCCtcatttgtaactttctctAAATAGGCAGTAAAAGTCATGTTCGTCGTTTGGACACACGTTTGACACGTATATTAGCTTCCCGCTCCTttagtttctatttttctttactCCCTTTGAATCCTATAATTCCGTTTAGATTCTGTCTTAATGTTTCTGAAGCTGAAACTCTGAAAAGGTGTTTCTGTAGAAAAGTGAACTTAGCTTCTCTCGACCTATTTACCGACAGTCTGGACCGGAATCATCTGAACTGGGAAGTGGCCTCTAATGGACTCTACTGGGTCAGATTCAGTCAGTGTTGTCGCTCTCTGCGGCTGTATTTGTAAGTTTTAACGTTTTAATGAACGGCTGCGGGAATCAAAGACAATTCTTCACCTTTGTGGAACACGAAGTTACAAATAAAGTTACAGAGAGAATTTCGGTGTCTTCAGACGCCGAGCCGGAGGAAGAAACAGAGCTTCGTGTGAAAATATGAGAAGAAAGTTGAAAACTGAATGTCAAGAATAAGCTCGTAAACCCTGCGACACAATCAAACGCGGATGTTTGTGACCAGAGAGGCGTCAAAGGGCCCAACTTCAAGATTACTGTTTAAAATCGAGAATCAGAAACTCTGTTGTATCTTTGGTTCCTGGAGTCGCAGCGGAGTGAGACCTCGTGTCGTCAGCCGGGCGGAAGCAGTGACGTCACGGCGACCACTTTTTACTTATTCgttgtgattattttattttctcgGCCGCGTATCGATCCCGTCCACGTACGAcgtgtttggttttattttgaaaaaacaaacaaagttaataaacttttccttttttaacgGAACATAAACGTTCGACGAGTTTGACGTCACATCCGTGTAGGAAGTCGAATGCCAGCAGACGCGTGTGTTTTAGCTCCAAGGTGAGCTCGGTGCACGCAGGTGGATCCGGACGTGTAAAGATGTTTCGGGTCTCTCGGGCGGTTCAGGTGTGTGTCGGCCGGCGGCTGCGGACGGCTTTTGCCCCTCGGGTCCCCGCCGCGGCCTCTGCGGTCCGTGGGGGGTCGGTAGCGGGCTCGGGTCGGGGTCTGATCCGGCAGctcagcagcagaggcagagcaaGAGTCCGGAGCTGCACCGTAGACCCGGACCAGGAGGAACAGTTCGTGTTTCTGGACTGCACAGGTGAGTCCGACACTGCGTACAGGGACAGGTGCGGGTCCAGTCGGGATCAACGGGAGGAGCCGgtcaacaagaaaaaagataaataaataaatggatagTTGAAAACGCATTTACACACGAACTTTGAGCCATAATACTCAATAATCTATCAATAATCAATCACTGAATTGAGACAGTTGAAGTCAAGAGGAATCCGTTTTCCTCTCAGGTGTGATCTTGTGATCAGATCATCATTTTCACTCCACATAATCTAGGACCCGGAACGGCAGGTACAGCGCTGCTCCGGAAGCTCCacccttttattttgataagTAACCATCGGGATCGGCACGTGACCGTACTGAGCTCTGGTCCTTGTCCCGAGGTGATATCTGTCTTCATCTTCTCTCCTGGTTCAGATCCAGTGGAGGACCCCCATCAGGAGGAGAAAGACCTGCTCCACCAGCTGagcctcccctcctctccccctcctgtcTCTCCTGAGAAGCTTCAGACCTCCCCTCAGAAACAGCTGAGGTCTCTGCAGCGCCAGATGCAGGCGTTGAGGGGCGGGGCCCAGCATGAGGGGGACCCCGGCTCTCTGATCCAGTTCCAGGATGTGGACTTCCCACCGGACGAAAACCTCATGGCTGCAAagaccaagaagaagaagaaggcggCAGGTAAAGGGGAGCACAAAGTCTTCGGGACTCCGGACGCAGACGAGCCGGTCAGCGACACCTGCTGCTCCGGCTGCGGGGCCGTGCTGCACTGCACCGCCGTCCAGGTCCCCGGGTACCTGCCCAGTGAGAAGTACAAGGCCCTGCTGCAGGAGGGGCGTCTGAGGGGAGCCACCTGCCAGCGCTGCCACCTGCTCACCCACCACCAGAAGGCCCTGAACCTGCAGTTGTCCAGAGACCAGTACCGGGCCGTGGTGCGGCAGATCCGCCCCCGCCAGGCCCTGGTGCTGCTCATCGTCGACCTGCTGGACCTCCCCGACTCCATCGTCCCCGACCTGCGCGAGCTGGTGGGGGCCAACAAACACGTGGTCGTCCTCGGCAACAAGATCGACCTGCTGCCCGGCGATTCGCCCGGCTACCTGCGACGGGTCAAGCGGCAGCTCGCCCAGTACAGTCGGGAGGCCGGCTTCGGGGGCCAGGTCACCGACATCCACCTCATCAGTGCCAAGACCGGCTACGGCATCGAGAGCTTGATCTCCAGCCTGCAGAGGTCCTGGAAGTACAAAGGTGACGTGTACCTGGTGGGGAGCGCCAACGCGGGAAAGTCCACCCTCTTCAACACGCTGCTGGAGTCCGACTACTGCAAGTCCAGGGCCTCTGATGTCATCCACAAAGCCACCATATCACCGTGGCCCGGTGAGCACCAGACCCCATTCATTATTCTGTCGATTTAATGTCGGTTAGTTTACCGTCAGACACACGGGATTTCTGAATCTGCAGGTTCCAACTCTGAATTCCGCCTGAATGTAAAAATCCACCAACAGTTGCACAAAGACAAATATTATCAGATGACTCACAGATATTTCTGAATGCATCCTACTGATGAAGGAGAGAATGTCTTTCCGTCTCGCTGTCGGTCTTCTCCGTCTTTTTGATTATCTCGAGAACCGCTCATGCAGAAACCTTCACCGTCAAAACTTCCGTCCCTTGGATCCTCAGCGATACACCTGccaagtttgaagtcgatcagCTGAGCAGCTGTTGAGAAAATCCAAGGACGGACTGAGAGAAAGACGCTCAGCAATTCCTCCATTTATTAGTGGgatgtttttttccactcaattttaaattgttttagtATAATTTATTGATATATCGTGTTTTATTATAAATCATCTCTAGGCTGAAAATGAACCAATAACTATCACGATATTCAATCAGATATTAGGTATGTTCATAAATTGATTGTCTTCATCATGAGaccgtgtttgtgttttcccGCCGTGGTGCGTTCAGGGACGACTCTGAACCTGCTGAAGTTTCCCATCATCAACCCGACTCCGTACAGGATGTTCAGACGCCAGGAGCGACTGAACGAAGCGTCCCGGCAGACGGAGAGCGAGCTGTCGCAGGACGAGCTGAGGAGACTGAGGCAGTTCAGCAGGCAGGGCTACCTAGTGGGTAAGAGTGGGGGGGCATTCGAACATCTCCCcatttattgtgaaaatattaaGTTGGAATCgagtgtttttgatttttcctgTAAATCATCCGGAGTTCGGATCAGCGACAGTCAGACGTGAGATTCTGGATTAAAGTTTAGACGGAGAGAAGTCACCAGAGGAGAGAAACCTTCAGCTGCTCACTTTGTCAGCCAGAAAAGATgaattcagttcattttgatGGAAATATCCTTTTAAACCGAGCGTCTCACACTCCCCTCTCCAGGTCATGCGGCATATTGAGGCGTAGAGGTAAATGGAAGAATATGTGAGTGTATCTGCCTGGATAATTGGGGACATTTATCAGTATCGATATTTGTTAAGAAAACTCCTCCCActacagaagaagaaaacatgtaCAGCAGCGTATTCGCCACCACGTTAAAGCTTATTATCAATGCTATCAAAGTTCCTCTTGACGAGAAACTTTTCCCATTACAACAACAAGTCACGTGATAAAAATTCCCACAAACAAGTTTATTTACTGGACTCTGAGCTGCTGGATTCAGCTGGTATGACATTTAATCTGAAGGCAGAGGCCTTCGAATGAATCGAAACTTCCCCTGTTCCCCTGCTCAGGTCGTGTTGGCAGAACGTTCCGGTCCGACGTCAGATCCAGACCCGACGAGGTCCAGTTTGATCCCGACAGTTTGGCTTTCGGAGAACATGAAGACGGAGAGACGACGGCGACAGGTGAGGACACGTTGGACCGTCACTCGTGGGTTTCTGACTGCCTGGGATTTTGCTCAAATAtaatgtgaccaaaaaaaaaacgtccaaTGTTTTATAGCCAGGGCCAGGGCCAGGGCCAGAGCCAGGGCCAGGGCCAGGGCCAGAGCCAGGGCCAGAGCCAGGGCCAGGGCCAGGGCCAGGGCCAGGGCCAGGGCCAgggccagagccagagccagagccagagccagggCCTGGATTTCCCAAATCTTCagaaatgtttggtgttttattAAGACGTCCTGTAATAACCTGAGCTCTCCGTCCGATATCTGGTGTATGTGGTAGCGTCAGGTCACATGACCGCTTCATATATGTGGATGCaggttcctgtgtgtgtgtgtgtgtgtgtaaacacactgcaggttccaaattaaaatgtgaaataataatagAACTAATAATCACTATAATAGGGCTAATGAGTGTAAAGCCCAGTGTCCCGACTGGCAGGCGCTCAGACGGGGTCGTAGAAAGTCGACCAGCAGCCTCATCTTTGTGCTTTACTTTGCCGTCTACGACTCAGGACCCAGAACAAAGCCACTCGCTGCTTCTCAGAGGCTGCGGGGCCCCGACCGTCCGCTCGGGGCGGCTTTGCTCGTTAGCGTCCTCCATTTTCGTAGCGAACAACATGGCACTACGAGCTTAGTTTACTGTCAGTGGGCCGCGCCGTAGGTCAAGCTGATGCTGAAGTTCTAGAGCGCCCTCTGCTGGGTCACAAGGCGAACTACTTCAAACCGTCTGTTGCGCTTATAGACTTTAAATTTAGggacagccccccccccgttcACACGAATGTTGGAATTTTGGATAAAAAGTGAAGCTCTAGTGGACAAACAGAACCCGAACAGGCTGGGCCATCTGGTCTAGTTCTGTCAGTGTGACGGTTTCGTGTTCGTCAGCTCGCGCGACCCGTTCCAGACGCCGTAGAGCAGCAGACCCGCACACGTCACGTCTCAGTTCAGAAAAATGCCTCATGCCGAGTCACGGTGTCAGAACTTTCAGCTCATCTCCATGGAAACATGAGGTCTTTAAGACCCGTCTCGCGGCGTATTTGAACCCCAAGGACTCGGTCTGATCCAGGATGTAAGGTTAGTGGGTCTGAGGAGAGACTGGAAGGACTCCCTGTGTCTTTTCTTGTGATTTGCCGattctgacctttgacctctgactgACCTCCGCGTGACCTcagtgtgacctctgaccctttAGGTCCCGGCAGCACGCCGCAGGAGTTGGCCTACAACGAGCTGAAGGACGCTCACTGGCTGTACGACACCCCGGGAATCATGAAGGAGGACGATGTGAGACAGTTTGACCACCCGCAGACGCTACGTCGCTACGGCAGCAGACGGTCCGCGAtaacgtctctctctctctgtctgtccgaACGTCTCTTGTCCAGATCCTGGGCTTGTTGAACGAACAGGAAGTGAGGTCGGTGGTTCCCACTCAGGCCGTCGTCCCGCGGACCTTTGTGCTGAAGCCCGGCATGAGTCTGTTTGTGGGGGGTCTGGCCAGGATCGACTTCCTGCAGGTCAGATCGGCGGGAACgttattatttctgtttggtCCTTTCAAGGACCCAGTGACTGAGGCCAGGACCAGCGCTGCCAGATCCGGAGGGTTTCTGCTTTT from the Xiphias gladius isolate SHS-SW01 ecotype Sanya breed wild chromosome 23, ASM1685928v1, whole genome shotgun sequence genome contains:
- the nipsnap3a gene encoding protein NipSnap homolog 3A isoform X3, producing the protein MRPQRQKMRDTTFWGSAWNLVGRWTFSLCAVRPPHAEDLWLPENFLGLFLLLRLFFCHFCFSMLRLRSSSLRSAAALISPAAAAQPRVHLSTDAQQKHKTFYEFRTYCIRPDQNAAFLKLTNEKIHLRTAHSELIGYWSVEYGSLNQVFHIWKYESYSQRAAVRAALAQDPSWISEYISKAMPMLTSQDNEVTYLVPWSRLQRPPQEGGVYELVSYQMRPGGPTVWGNAFQAALTSHDAPGYGTLVGAFHSEFGQLNRVHALWWFESADQRADVRHKSHTDARVVAAVRDSVVHLDSQKNKLMFPCPFSPMK
- the nipsnap3a gene encoding protein NipSnap homolog 3A isoform X4; this encodes MRPQRQKMRDTTFWGSAWNLVGRWTFSLCAVRPPHAEDLWLPENFLGLFLLLRLFFCHFCFSMLRLRSSSLRSAAALISPAAAAAAAAAQPRVHLSTDAQQKHKTFYEFRTYCIRPDQNAAFLKLTNEKIHLRTAHSELIGYWSVEYGSLNQVFHIWKYESYSQRAAVRAALAQDPSWISEYISKAMPMLTSQDNEVTYLVPWSRLQRPPQEGGVYELVSYQMRPGGPTVWGNAFQAALTSHDAPGYGTLVGAFHSEFGQLNRVRDSVVHLDSQKNKLMFPCPFSPMK
- the nipsnap3a gene encoding protein NipSnap homolog 3A isoform X1; this encodes MRPQRQKMRDTTFWGSAWNLVGRWTFSLCAVRPPHAEDLWLPENFLGLFLLLRLFFCHFCFSMLRLRSSSLRSAAALISPAAAAAAAAAQPRVHLSTDAQQKHKTFYEFRTYCIRPDQNAAFLKLTNEKIHLRTAHSELIGYWSVEYGSLNQVFHIWKYESYSQRAAVRAALAQDPSWISEYISKAMPMLTSQDNEVTYLVPWSRLQRPPQEGGVYELVSYQMRPGGPTVWGNAFQAALTSHDAPGYGTLVGAFHSEFGQLNRVHALWWFESADQRADVRHKSHTDARVVAAVRDSVVHLDSQKNKLMFPCPFSPMK
- the nipsnap3a gene encoding protein NipSnap homolog 3A isoform X2 translates to MRPQRQKMRDTTFWGSAWNLVGRWTFSLCAVRPPHAEDLWLPENFLGLFLLLRLFFCHFCFSMLRLRSSSLRSAAALISPAAAAAQPRVHLSTDAQQKHKTFYEFRTYCIRPDQNAAFLKLTNEKIHLRTAHSELIGYWSVEYGSLNQVFHIWKYESYSQRAAVRAALAQDPSWISEYISKAMPMLTSQDNEVTYLVPWSRLQRPPQEGGVYELVSYQMRPGGPTVWGNAFQAALTSHDAPGYGTLVGAFHSEFGQLNRVHALWWFESADQRADVRHKSHTDARVVAAVRDSVVHLDSQKNKLMFPCPFSPMK
- the noa1 gene encoding nitric oxide-associated protein 1 isoform X1 — protein: MFRVSRAVQVCVGRRLRTAFAPRVPAAASAVRGGSVAGSGRGLIRQLSSRGRARVRSCTVDPDQEEQFVFLDCTDPVEDPHQEEKDLLHQLSLPSSPPPVSPEKLQTSPQKQLRSLQRQMQALRGGAQHEGDPGSLIQFQDVDFPPDENLMAAKTKKKKKAAGKGEHKVFGTPDADEPVSDTCCSGCGAVLHCTAVQVPGYLPSEKYKALLQEGRLRGATCQRCHLLTHHQKALNLQLSRDQYRAVVRQIRPRQALVLLIVDLLDLPDSIVPDLRELVGANKHVVVLGNKIDLLPGDSPGYLRRVKRQLAQYSREAGFGGQVTDIHLISAKTGYGIESLISSLQRSWKYKGDVYLVGSANAGKSTLFNTLLESDYCKSRASDVIHKATISPWPGTTLNLLKFPIINPTPYRMFRRQERLNEASRQTESELSQDELRRLRQFSRQGYLVGRVGRTFRSDVRSRPDEVQFDPDSLAFGEHEDGETTATGPGSTPQELAYNELKDAHWLYDTPGIMKEDDILGLLNEQEVRSVVPTQAVVPRTFVLKPGMSLFVGGLARIDFLQGQKSCWFSVVASGRLPVHITSLEKADSVYEKHAGHVLLGVPMGGAERMKEFPALVPQEFRLEGRGYLEAAADIRLSSAGWVAVTAVEGDQVLLRVHGPEGAGFGLRTPPLLPHVVSLKGERIRKSAAYKLMKPPGLLDSGLSARGVERLQVKKKKKKK
- the noa1 gene encoding nitric oxide-associated protein 1 isoform X2 produces the protein MQALRGGAQHEGDPGSLIQFQDVDFPPDENLMAAKTKKKKKAAGKGEHKVFGTPDADEPVSDTCCSGCGAVLHCTAVQVPGYLPSEKYKALLQEGRLRGATCQRCHLLTHHQKALNLQLSRDQYRAVVRQIRPRQALVLLIVDLLDLPDSIVPDLRELVGANKHVVVLGNKIDLLPGDSPGYLRRVKRQLAQYSREAGFGGQVTDIHLISAKTGYGIESLISSLQRSWKYKGDVYLVGSANAGKSTLFNTLLESDYCKSRASDVIHKATISPWPGTTLNLLKFPIINPTPYRMFRRQERLNEASRQTESELSQDELRRLRQFSRQGYLVGRVGRTFRSDVRSRPDEVQFDPDSLAFGEHEDGETTATGPGSTPQELAYNELKDAHWLYDTPGIMKEDDILGLLNEQEVRSVVPTQAVVPRTFVLKPGMSLFVGGLARIDFLQGQKSCWFSVVASGRLPVHITSLEKADSVYEKHAGHVLLGVPMGGAERMKEFPALVPQEFRLEGRGYLEAAADIRLSSAGWVAVTAVEGDQVLLRVHGPEGAGFGLRTPPLLPHVVSLKGERIRKSAAYKLMKPPGLLDSGLSARGVERLQVKKKKKKK